Proteins from a single region of Methanoculleus horonobensis:
- a CDS encoding cation-translocating P-type ATPase: protein MTPSLSPDESRTTAWHALPPDDAAEMLASPEGGLTDEEVARRRGIFGENVLPQKRPPTVFEVFLRQFTSPLIYVLLAAGIISILFADFTDAVFIFIVILINAVIGTFQEVKAERSATALQQMLKIHARVRRDGREATVPAEDLVPGDRVVLESGDRVPADIRIARAQSLAVDESLLTGESHAIQKRPDPLDASLPLADRLNMLYAGSTIMTGRSMGVVVATGQDTEIGQIAETVTASEMGKPPLVLRMEDFSRKISIAVLAATGVLAFIVLGQGVPPLEVFFLAVALAVSAIPEGLPIALTVALSIATSRMAGRNVIVRFLAAVESLGSCTLIASDKTGTLTVNQQTARVVALPTGEMFSVTGAGYAGEGEVVREEGSPVSDPARSRLEHLARAATISNEAGLERNDEGDWTHRGDAIDVAFLALTYKLGLDPAGIRERAPAVAEIPFESERRYAAVWYREGEETLVAVKGAAETVIPSCRTMAGGPGGSMPLDPDTVQEDIDALTSHGYRVLAVAHGRAEGEVSAENPTLPPLELLGLVGFIDPIRPAVPDAVRRCRDAGVDVVMVTGDHPATALAIARELEIADSPDQVITGSELGDDEIPTFSEFVDRVQGARVFARVTPLQKLRIVEAYRESGAYVAVTGDGVNDAPALRSANIGVAMGSGTDVAKDTASLIVTNDDFASIVAGIEEGRYAYENVRKVVYLLISTGFAEVLLFMLALLVGLPLPLLAVQLLWLNLVTNGIQDVALAFEGGDPRVMNRPPRRPEEGIFNRLMIEETVISGTVIALVALGTWHWLISNGWDEFAARNLLVLLMVLFENFHAFNCRSEYFSAFRIPISRNYFLVAGVIAAQGIHILALYVPFLQDVLQLQPVSLVEWLVLLALASSVVIVMEIFKAVRNHRPPVHQTGTGVGEIPHR, encoded by the coding sequence ATGACCCCCTCCCTCTCCCCCGACGAGTCCCGGACGACGGCATGGCACGCCCTACCGCCGGACGACGCAGCCGAGATGCTCGCCTCGCCGGAGGGGGGCCTTACGGATGAGGAGGTCGCCCGGCGGCGCGGGATCTTCGGGGAGAACGTCCTCCCACAGAAGCGCCCTCCGACGGTGTTTGAGGTCTTCCTTCGCCAGTTCACGAGCCCGCTCATCTACGTGCTCCTTGCAGCAGGGATCATCTCCATCCTCTTCGCCGACTTCACCGACGCGGTCTTCATCTTTATCGTCATCCTGATTAACGCCGTCATCGGGACGTTCCAGGAGGTGAAAGCGGAGCGGAGCGCAACGGCGCTACAGCAGATGCTCAAGATCCATGCACGGGTGCGGCGGGACGGCCGGGAGGCGACTGTCCCGGCGGAGGATCTGGTCCCCGGCGACCGCGTCGTTCTGGAGTCGGGCGACCGGGTTCCTGCCGACATCCGCATCGCGAGAGCGCAATCGCTCGCCGTCGACGAGTCCCTCCTGACCGGCGAGTCGCATGCGATTCAAAAGCGTCCGGATCCCCTCGATGCCTCGCTGCCCCTGGCCGACCGTCTGAATATGCTCTATGCCGGCAGCACTATCATGACCGGCCGCAGCATGGGAGTCGTGGTCGCGACCGGCCAGGACACCGAGATCGGGCAGATCGCCGAGACGGTCACGGCGTCCGAGATGGGCAAACCTCCGCTCGTCCTGCGCATGGAAGATTTCTCCAGAAAGATCAGCATCGCCGTCCTTGCCGCCACCGGGGTGCTTGCGTTCATCGTCCTCGGCCAGGGGGTGCCCCCACTCGAGGTCTTCTTCCTCGCCGTCGCGCTCGCCGTCTCGGCGATCCCCGAGGGCCTGCCGATCGCCCTGACCGTCGCGCTCTCGATCGCGACGTCACGGATGGCCGGGCGGAACGTCATCGTCCGGTTCCTCGCCGCCGTGGAGAGCCTCGGGAGCTGCACGCTGATCGCGAGCGACAAGACCGGCACCCTCACCGTGAACCAGCAGACCGCCCGGGTCGTCGCCCTGCCCACGGGCGAAATGTTCTCGGTCACCGGGGCCGGGTACGCGGGCGAGGGAGAGGTTGTCAGGGAGGAGGGGAGCCCCGTATCCGATCCCGCCCGCAGCCGGCTGGAGCATCTGGCCCGGGCCGCGACGATCAGCAACGAGGCCGGCCTGGAGCGGAACGACGAGGGGGACTGGACGCACCGGGGCGACGCGATCGACGTGGCGTTCCTCGCGCTCACCTACAAGCTGGGACTCGACCCCGCCGGTATCCGCGAGAGGGCACCTGCCGTCGCCGAGATCCCCTTCGAGTCCGAGCGCCGGTATGCTGCCGTCTGGTACCGGGAGGGGGAGGAGACCCTGGTGGCGGTCAAAGGGGCTGCGGAAACGGTCATTCCATCCTGCCGCACCATGGCCGGCGGGCCGGGCGGCAGCATGCCGCTCGACCCGGACACGGTGCAGGAGGACATCGACGCCCTCACCTCTCATGGCTACCGGGTGCTTGCCGTGGCTCACGGTCGTGCGGAGGGGGAGGTCTCTGCAGAGAACCCCACGCTCCCTCCCCTCGAACTCCTCGGCCTGGTCGGGTTCATCGACCCGATCCGGCCCGCCGTGCCCGACGCCGTGCGGCGGTGCCGCGACGCCGGGGTCGACGTGGTGATGGTGACGGGGGATCACCCCGCAACGGCGCTCGCCATCGCACGGGAACTCGAGATCGCGGACTCTCCGGATCAGGTGATCACCGGCTCGGAACTGGGCGACGACGAGATCCCGACGTTCTCGGAGTTCGTCGACCGGGTGCAGGGCGCCCGGGTCTTTGCCCGGGTGACGCCGCTGCAGAAACTCCGGATCGTCGAGGCTTACCGGGAGAGCGGGGCCTACGTCGCGGTCACCGGGGACGGGGTCAACGACGCGCCGGCGCTCCGGAGCGCGAACATCGGGGTCGCGATGGGTTCCGGAACCGACGTCGCCAAGGATACGGCGTCGCTGATCGTCACCAACGACGACTTCGCCTCGATCGTCGCCGGGATCGAGGAGGGTCGGTATGCCTACGAGAACGTCAGGAAGGTCGTCTATCTCCTGATCTCGACCGGGTTTGCGGAGGTTCTCCTCTTCATGCTCGCCCTTCTGGTAGGTCTCCCGCTGCCTCTCCTCGCGGTCCAGCTCCTCTGGCTGAACCTGGTGACGAACGGTATCCAGGACGTGGCGCTGGCGTTCGAGGGCGGAGACCCCCGCGTCATGAACCGGCCGCCGCGACGGCCGGAGGAGGGGATCTTCAACCGGCTGATGATCGAGGAGACGGTGATCTCGGGCACGGTCATCGCGCTGGTTGCGCTCGGAACCTGGCACTGGCTGATCTCAAATGGGTGGGACGAGTTCGCGGCCCGGAACCTGCTCGTCCTGCTGATGGTACTCTTCGAGAACTTCCATGCCTTCAACTGCCGGTCGGAGTACTTCTCCGCGTTCCGCATCCCCATCAGCCGCAACTACTTCCTGGTCGCCGGCGTCATTGCCGCTCAGGGCATCCACATCCTCGCGCTCTACGTCCCCTTCCTCCAGGACGTCCTCCAGCTGCAGCCCGTCTCCCTGGTCGAGTGGCTCGTACTGCTCGCCCTTGCCTCCTCGGTCGTGATCGTGATGGAGATCTTCAAGGCGGTCAGGAACCACCGGCCTCCGGTTCACCAGACTGGAACCGGGGTAGGGGAGATCCCCCACCGGTAG
- a CDS encoding SagB/ThcOx family dehydrogenase, whose translation MQRTEFGNQPPSDQVLGRPPPPLELPYTKAETTISLPAPGDITIPAVDLRDAIEHRESVRNYAPEPLTLAEAAFLLWCTQGVKRVVDGTFTIRTVPSAGARHAFETYLLVNRVEGLAPGLYRYLAVEHRLAEESRDPGIARQVAAGCLNQPHITESAVTFLWTAVPDRMTWRYGERGYRYLHLDAGHVCQNLYLAASGTGCGVCAIAAFDDAAMNRLLGIDGERQFLIYLATVGKKP comes from the coding sequence ATGCAGAGGACAGAGTTCGGCAACCAGCCGCCGTCGGATCAGGTGCTCGGCCGCCCGCCCCCTCCTCTGGAGTTACCGTACACGAAAGCAGAGACGACCATCTCGCTGCCGGCGCCCGGCGATATCACCATCCCCGCCGTCGATCTCCGGGACGCAATCGAGCACCGGGAGAGCGTCAGGAACTACGCGCCGGAGCCGCTTACGCTTGCTGAGGCTGCGTTCCTCCTCTGGTGCACTCAGGGAGTCAAACGCGTCGTCGACGGGACGTTCACCATCCGCACCGTCCCGTCCGCGGGTGCACGGCACGCGTTCGAGACCTACCTGCTGGTCAACCGGGTCGAGGGCCTGGCGCCCGGGCTCTACCGCTACCTCGCGGTGGAGCACCGCCTCGCCGAAGAGTCCCGTGACCCCGGCATCGCGCGGCAGGTGGCGGCGGGATGCCTGAACCAGCCGCACATCACCGAGAGCGCCGTCACCTTCCTCTGGACCGCTGTCCCCGACCGGATGACATGGCGATATGGGGAGCGCGGTTACCGCTACCTCCATCTCGACGCCGGGCATGTCTGCCAGAACCTCTACCTCGCGGCATCGGGCACAGGGTGCGGGGTCTGCGCGATCGCTGCCTTCGACGACGCGGCGATGAACCGGCTTCTCGGCATCGACGGCGAACGCCAGTTCCTGATCTACCTCGCGACGGTCGGAAAGAAGCCGTGA
- a CDS encoding calcium/sodium antiporter, whose translation MTILILAIGIALLVKGADLFVGGGSGLALRYSISPALIGSTIIAFGTSLPELVVSTNAAATGNTGIALGNVIGSNIANIALVLALCTFIRPAMIASSGTSRSALIRHTMLMLAATAAFALFAVRGTLDIVAGTVFLLLFVVILFVLLREGREEGEVEIKSHGWADALYIGLGLVAVIVGAQLVVDGAVTLAEAFGIPAFVIGVSVVAIGTSLPELATSVVAAMRDEGSISIGNILGSNIFNLLLVLGISLLLAPATVGSLVDIAVVVLISVAVLPLLFARPAVVRGWSALLLLAYAAYIAWSFGAIPTG comes from the coding sequence GTGACCATTCTGATACTCGCCATCGGCATAGCCCTTCTCGTCAAAGGGGCCGACCTCTTTGTAGGCGGCGGAAGCGGCCTGGCGCTGCGGTACAGCATCTCCCCGGCCCTGATCGGGTCCACGATCATCGCGTTCGGCACCTCGCTTCCGGAGCTCGTCGTCAGCACGAACGCCGCAGCCACGGGAAACACCGGCATCGCTCTCGGGAACGTCATCGGGAGCAACATCGCGAACATCGCCCTCGTTCTCGCCCTCTGCACCTTCATACGGCCGGCCATGATCGCCTCCTCCGGGACGTCGCGCTCCGCGCTCATCCGGCACACCATGCTGATGCTCGCCGCGACGGCAGCCTTCGCTCTCTTTGCCGTAAGAGGCACGCTCGACATCGTCGCCGGAACGGTCTTCCTCCTCCTCTTCGTCGTAATCCTCTTCGTTCTCCTGCGGGAAGGGCGTGAGGAGGGGGAGGTCGAGATCAAGTCCCATGGGTGGGCAGATGCCCTCTACATCGGCCTCGGGCTCGTCGCCGTCATCGTCGGGGCGCAGCTGGTCGTCGATGGGGCCGTTACGCTCGCAGAGGCGTTCGGGATCCCCGCATTTGTCATCGGCGTATCGGTCGTCGCCATCGGGACGTCGCTTCCGGAGCTCGCGACCTCGGTCGTGGCCGCCATGAGAGACGAGGGCTCCATCTCCATCGGCAACATCCTCGGAAGCAACATCTTCAACCTCCTCCTGGTCCTCGGGATAAGCCTTCTCCTCGCCCCGGCCACCGTCGGGTCGCTTGTCGACATCGCGGTCGTCGTCCTCATCTCGGTCGCGGTCCTCCCCCTGCTCTTCGCCCGCCCTGCCGTCGTCCGGGGTTGGTCGGCCCTCCTGCTCCTCGCCTACGCCGCCTACATCGCCTGGAGCTTCGGGGCGATCCCGACCGGGTGA
- a CDS encoding beta-propeller domain-containing protein: MWKWSPVLVAVLGSLVIAAIIGTALASEDAGNETQGDLQKFSSKDEVEAFLKEHAQGVEHGNGYSWLPGAGGQETAMDAPAPTSAPPAPTAARDYSTTNVQVEGVDEADFLKNDGRYIYVISGESLAILEAFPAEDAKIVSETRIEGIPTALFLAGDRLVVFASGTEESMTTVKGSVAPIPVQRVVTHAYIYDIGDRSDPDLVRTQTFTGSYYNARMIGENVYVITQEAPLWIRDEIALPEVRTDGGEPILPDIYRPGTPLQNYVFYTASAFSVRNDRGTPDAETFLLGYDTTLFVSQKNLYIGYRYMEAAYSGPVAATMPDYAGSREQTIVHRFAIDDGRIDYQAMGRVPGHLLNQFSLDEYGENLRVATTVEGWTREGSVQYNNVYVLNPAMETIGTLEHLAPDERIYAARFVGDRLYLVTFKRVDPLFVIDLSDPKHPGILGKLKIPGYSDYLHPYDADHIIGIGKETGENAWGGVSVEGLKIALFDVSDVNNPREVDTVVIGEPGTDSEALRDHKAFLFVKEKNLLVIPVSEIKRVENPESKYPGSYGTTTWQGAYVYSVKPADGLTLLGTVTHAEKGSPYTWDSPDAVRRSLFMDDTLYTVSHRSIIMTELADGSRVNEVILPYRWGISPTPVPVW; the protein is encoded by the coding sequence ATGTGGAAGTGGAGTCCGGTGCTGGTCGCCGTCCTCGGGAGCCTGGTGATCGCCGCGATCATCGGGACCGCCCTCGCGTCGGAGGACGCCGGGAACGAGACACAGGGGGATTTGCAGAAGTTCTCGTCGAAGGACGAGGTTGAGGCGTTCTTAAAGGAACACGCGCAGGGAGTGGAGCACGGTAACGGCTACTCCTGGCTGCCGGGAGCCGGCGGACAGGAGACCGCTATGGACGCCCCTGCACCGACGAGCGCACCGCCCGCCCCGACGGCCGCGCGCGACTACTCAACCACGAACGTGCAGGTAGAGGGCGTGGACGAGGCCGACTTCCTGAAGAACGACGGAAGATACATCTACGTCATATCGGGCGAGTCGCTTGCGATCCTCGAAGCGTTCCCGGCGGAGGATGCGAAGATCGTATCCGAGACCCGGATCGAAGGGATCCCGACGGCGCTCTTCCTTGCCGGCGACCGTCTGGTGGTCTTTGCCTCCGGAACGGAAGAGAGCATGACCACCGTGAAAGGGAGTGTGGCGCCCATCCCCGTCCAGCGGGTGGTGACGCACGCATACATCTATGATATCGGCGACCGGAGCGATCCCGACCTGGTCCGGACGCAGACCTTCACCGGCAGTTACTACAACGCCCGGATGATCGGCGAGAACGTCTACGTCATCACGCAGGAAGCACCCCTCTGGATCCGGGACGAGATCGCCCTCCCCGAGGTGCGGACGGACGGCGGCGAGCCCATCCTGCCCGACATCTACCGCCCCGGGACACCGCTGCAGAACTACGTCTTCTACACCGCAAGCGCCTTCTCCGTCAGAAACGACAGGGGCACACCCGACGCCGAGACGTTCCTCCTCGGTTACGACACCACCCTCTTTGTGTCGCAAAAGAACCTCTACATCGGCTACCGCTACATGGAGGCCGCCTACTCCGGCCCGGTCGCCGCAACGATGCCCGACTACGCCGGCAGCCGGGAGCAGACGATCGTCCACCGGTTCGCGATCGATGACGGTCGGATCGACTATCAGGCCATGGGCAGGGTTCCCGGACATCTCTTAAACCAGTTCTCGCTCGACGAGTACGGGGAGAACCTCCGGGTGGCGACGACCGTCGAGGGCTGGACACGTGAGGGGTCGGTCCAGTACAACAACGTCTACGTCCTCAACCCCGCGATGGAGACGATCGGGACGCTCGAACACCTCGCGCCGGACGAACGTATCTACGCCGCCCGGTTCGTCGGCGACCGGCTCTACCTCGTGACATTCAAGCGGGTCGACCCCCTCTTCGTCATCGATCTCTCGGATCCGAAACACCCCGGCATCCTCGGGAAACTCAAGATCCCCGGCTACTCCGATTACCTCCATCCCTATGACGCCGACCACATCATCGGGATCGGCAAAGAGACGGGCGAGAACGCCTGGGGCGGCGTCTCGGTAGAGGGGCTCAAGATCGCGCTCTTCGACGTATCGGACGTGAATAACCCGCGAGAAGTCGATACCGTTGTTATCGGTGAGCCCGGAACCGACTCGGAGGCCCTCCGCGACCACAAGGCCTTCCTCTTCGTGAAGGAGAAGAACCTCCTCGTCATCCCGGTGAGCGAGATAAAGCGGGTCGAGAACCCTGAATCGAAGTACCCCGGCTCCTACGGCACCACGACCTGGCAGGGGGCTTACGTCTACTCGGTGAAACCGGCAGACGGGCTCACCTTGCTCGGGACGGTCACCCACGCGGAGAAGGGATCCCCCTATACCTGGGACTCGCCCGATGCGGTGCGGCGGTCGCTCTTCATGGACGATACCCTCTACACCGTCTCGCATAGAAGCATCATCATGACCGAACTCGCCGACGGCAGCCGGGTGAACGAGGTCATCCTCCCCTACCGGTGGGGGATCTCCCCTACCCCGGTTCCAGTCTGGTGA
- a CDS encoding YkgJ family cysteine cluster protein gives MPVTFTFDEQIAALEAERERLLLFPEDEFIEIIREVGFSCDCCGRCCTREFNDHVFLLEEDTDSVRSLLPDAVIPAPAFDACDQEGRFYVSGYALRTKPDGSCIFLSDGRCSIYDRRFAICRVYPYMLHREADGTGRIEWRQIGGLNRHGSYNNPIDDAECARIARETRAYEAAFLEQEIRFRQALRDLFAREGLRYVRRTYDLLMREFRKGAEVEVRVFHRGQFEPHRITCDVYGQ, from the coding sequence CTGCCGGTTACGTTCACGTTTGACGAACAGATTGCTGCCCTTGAGGCGGAACGGGAGAGGCTTCTCCTGTTCCCGGAAGACGAGTTCATCGAGATCATCCGCGAGGTGGGGTTCTCCTGCGACTGCTGCGGGCGGTGCTGCACCCGGGAGTTCAACGATCACGTCTTTCTGCTGGAGGAGGACACCGACAGCGTCCGCTCGCTCCTGCCGGACGCCGTCATCCCGGCGCCCGCGTTCGACGCCTGCGATCAGGAGGGACGGTTCTATGTGTCGGGCTATGCCCTCCGTACGAAACCGGACGGTTCCTGCATCTTCCTCTCCGACGGCAGGTGCAGCATCTACGACCGGCGATTCGCCATCTGCCGGGTCTACCCCTACATGCTCCACCGGGAGGCCGACGGGACGGGCCGCATCGAATGGCGGCAGATCGGCGGTCTGAACAGACACGGGAGTTACAACAACCCGATCGACGATGCCGAGTGCGCCCGGATTGCACGGGAGACCCGGGCCTACGAGGCGGCGTTTCTCGAGCAGGAGATCCGGTTCCGGCAGGCTCTCCGCGATCTCTTCGCCCGGGAGGGCCTCCGCTACGTCCGGCGAACCTACGACCTCCTGATGCGGGAGTTCAGGAAGGGCGCCGAGGTCGAGGTCCGGGTCTTCCACCGGGGCCAGTTTGAGCCGCACCGGATCACCTGCGACGTGTACGGGCAGTAA